A region from the Mustela erminea isolate mMusErm1 chromosome 10, mMusErm1.Pri, whole genome shotgun sequence genome encodes:
- the LOC116568003 gene encoding 60S acidic ribosomal protein P1-like: MAFVLELPCIYSALLLQDEVPGLAHVNIRRFICNVGSGGPSPAGGPAPSTIAAPAEKKVEAKKAESEESADDTGFGLSD; encoded by the exons ATGGCCTTTGTCTTAGAGCTCCCCTGCATCTACTCAGCCCTCCTCCTGCAGGATGAAGTACCG GGCCTGGCCCATGTGAACATCAGGAGGTTCATCTGCAATGTAGGGAGTGGTGGACCTTCCCCAGCAGGAGGTCCTGCTCCCTCCACCATTGCTGCCCCAGCTGAGAAGAAAGTGGAAGCCAAGAAAGCAGAATCAGAAGAGTCTGCTGATGACACGGGATTTGGACTTTCTGACTAA